In Helicobacter mastomyrinus, the sequence CTTTGTGTATAAGCAACGCATACTTCGCCCATCGATGGTGAGTGTCGTTAAAAATTCGTAATTTTAATTTCATTATAAAGGAGCATAATATGGCAAAAGTAATTGGCATAGACTTAGGAACAACAAATTCAGCAATGGCAGTATATGAGGGCAATGAGGCAAAAATCATTGCGAACAAAGAGGGTAAAAACACTACACCTTCTATCGTGGCTTTCACGGACAAAGGCGAGATTCTAGTAGGTGAGCCGGCTAAGAGACAAGCTGTTACCAATCCTAAAAAAACGATTTATTCTATCAAGCGCATTATGGGGCTTATGTTTAATGAAGATAAGGCAAAAGAGGCAGAAAAAAGGCTGCCTTATAATATCGTGGATAGAAATGGTGCGTGTGCAGTAGAAATTGCCGATAAGATTTATACGCCTCAAGAGATTTCAGCAAAGATTCTGATGAAGCTCAAAGAGGATGCACAAAGCTACCTTGGAGAGGAAGTTACAGAAGCGGTCATCACCGTCCCTGCTTATTTTAACGATTCTCAACGCAAGGCAACCAAAGAAGCCGGGACAATTGCGGGATTAAATGTGCTTAGAATCATCAATGAACCTACTTCAGCGGCACTTGCCTATGGGCTAGATAAAAAAGAGGCTGAAAAGATTATGGTATATGACTTAGGCGGGGGGACATTTGATGTTACCGTGCTAGAAACCGGCGATAATGTCGTAGAAGTGCTTGCTACAGGGGGAGATGCGTTCCTTGGTGGAGATGACTTTGATAATAGAATCATTGATTGGGCGGCTGAGGAGTTTAAAAGCGATGAAGGCATTGATTTGAAAAATGATGTAATGGCATTACAACGGCTCAAAGACGCGGCAGAAAATGCGAAAAAAGAGCTAAGTAGCGCACAAGAAACAGAAATCAATCTGCCTTTTATCACTGCTGATGCGAGTGGTCCTAAGCACTTAGTGAAAAAAATCACTCGTGCGAAGTTTGAAAGCCTCATTGATGACTTAATCGAGGATACGATTAAAAAGATTGAATTTGTGATTAAAGACGCTGGGCTTACTCAAAGCGATATTAGTGAAGTGGTGATGGTGGGCGGCTCTACGCGCATTCCCAAAGTGCAAGAGCGTGTAAAGAGTTATATTGGCAAGGAATTAAACAAATCTGTGAATCCTGATGAAGTCGTGGCTGTTGGCGCTGCGGTGCAAGGTGGCGTGCTAAAAGGCGATGTAAAAGATGTGCTTTTGCTTGATGTAACACCCCTAAGCTTAGGGATTGAAACTGCCGGTGGTATATGCACAAAAGTAGTCGAACGTGGCGTAACAATCCCCACAAAGAAAACGCAAATTTTCTCTACCTATGAGGATAATCAACCTGCCGTGAGTATTAATGTGCTGCAAGGCGAACGCGAATTAGCGCGGGATAATAAATCTCTAGGACGATTTGATTTGAGCGGTATCCCTGCTGCGCCTCGCGGTGTACCACAAATCGAAGTAACCTTTGATATTGATGCGAATGGAATCCTCACCGTTTCTGCTAAAGACAAAGCCACAGGCAAATCTCAAGAGATTAAAATCAGCGGTTCAAGCGGACTTTCAGATTCCGAAATTGAAAAAATGGTCAAAGAAGCGGAATTACACAAGGAGGAGGACACAAAGAAAAAGGCGATTATTGAGTTGCGTAACTCTGCAGATTCTCTTATCTATCAAACTAAAAAGAGTCTCGATGAGTTTAAGGACAAGATAGAATCTAATGAGGCAGAAAATATCCAAAACGCTATTGCTTCACTAGAAGAAAGCCTCAAAAATGAAAATGCCTCTAAAGAGGAGCTAGAAGCAAAAATCAAAGCTCTAAGTGAGGCGAGTGGCAAACTTGCTCAAACAGCCTATGCCAAAGAACAAGGTAACGCACAAAATAATGGAGACAATAAGAAAAAAGATGATGATGTGATTGACGCGGAAGTCGAGTAGGATTCTAAGTATAATTATCAACTAGAGGCTACTCTCTAGTCAAAAGCATTGTATCAATAGAGGTTGTTTATAAGAAAGCATAGCAACCTCTCTCCTTGTCGTATATTAATTCTTTCCATACCAATTAGCTTAAAACAAAACATATAGTTTGATTCTGTGCCTTTTAGAATCCCACTTGATACATAAGGCAACATCTTAGCTATAGGTGTGTCCTTTTGTGCATTAAGGGCTATTGCTCTTTGCAAGATGTGTCCTTTTTTACAAAAGGACACTGCATGGCGCGAAGTGTAGATTCACTCCACACGAGCAAAAGCCTTACGCAGTGCGAAACGCAATAGCATAGAAATAATAGAAGAGAATCTCTAAAATTCCCAATAAACTAAACCAAGCAAGGGAAAATAAATGCAATATATAAGCAATAAGCCACATATTATGATTATAGCTACGGGTGGGACAATTGCCGGTAAGATGAATAAAACAGATTCTACAACTACCAACTATACAAGTGGCATATATACAATAGATACTCTGTTTTCTTCTATTCCACAAATCCACTCTCTTGCTCATATCCATACCACACAGCTATGCAATATCGATAGTGCCGATATGAGTGATGATATATGGCTTTCTCTCGCACGATGTGTCAATAAAACACTTTCAAATACCTTATATAATGCTGTAATCATTACTCACGGCACAGATACGATGGAAGAGAGCGCATTTTTCTTACATTTAGTTTGCAAAAGCCATAAGCCTATTATTTTTACTGGAGCGATGAGAGCATTTGATAGCATAGATTGGGATGGAGGTAAAAATCTTTATAATGCCTTGCTTCTAGCTATTCATAGGGATTCCCAAAAGAGAGGGGTTATGCTATGTATGAATGATAGAATCCTCTCTGCGCGGTATGCGAGCAAGATTCACACTTCAAGCCTTGAATCTTTTGCCTCACCTTGTGATTTGGGCTATATCGCCAATGGTGCGGTGCATTTTCACGCATCTTGCGGTGTATTACATCAGCCTATGTTTGACACGGAGATGATAGAATCCCTGCCGCGTGTGGATATACTCTACTCTTATGCTAATGATGGCTCATCAATCGCTGCTAAGGCACTTTTTAGCAATGGTACACAAGGGCTAGTCATCGCTGGGAGCGGTGCTGGGAGCGTCCATAAAGTCCATAAGCAAACACTCCAAAGTCTCATTAAACAAGGCTTGTGTGTGGTGATAAGCTCTCGCATTAATCAAGGCAGTGTATATATAAGCGAGGTAGATTCGCAAAATGGCTTCATCTCTAGCGGAGATTTGAATCCACAAAAAGCACGAGTATTGCTTACTCTTGCTTTGACGCAAAGCAACAACCCCCTTCAAATTGCTACATTTTTCTACACCTAAATTACAAAAAATCATTTTTTCTCTTTTGATTCCACAAAGTTATAAAGCAAGGTATATAGTTGCATACGCAACAATTTTACAACCAAAACATTATAATTTCGAGGATAGGGAAGGTGTTAAGGCTATTTATTTATGCAGGTTTATGCTGTTGCTTAAGCTTTGCTTCAGGATTTAGAATCAGTGAACAGAGCCTTAAATCTACTGCCCTTAATTCCGCCTATGTCGCTGGGGCTTTTGGTGCAGATAGTGTTTATTATAATCCTGCGAATATGGGCTTTTCCCACCCATTAAGTGACAATGATAAACACGATTTGGATATTACCCTTACAGGCATTTTTATCCCCGGCTTTGCTTTTACTACCGATACTAGCACAAAAAATATTGGCGAAGGCTCGATAAACTGGGGTTTAAGCACGACTACGACACTAGGGATTGATCCAAGTATGGCGAATTTGGCAAATAGCTTTTTGGGTGTGGATTTAACAAAGCCTATTGAAGTGCCCTCCGAAGTGAAAAATCAAAATGGCGAATGGGGCTTTAGCGAAAAAGGTGCGCTAGTAGCGGGAAGTGCGGATTCTACATTTTTCCCCGTGCCTAAGATTTTTTACAAAAGCAAGAGTGCTAAGAGTAAGTGGGGGAATTTTAACTGGGGAGTGAGCTTCACTGCACCTAGTGGTTTAGCTATGAATTGGAATGGCGAGGCGGGAGCGTTTTTACGTAATGTAATGATAGCTATGGTGGAGCTTAGTCCATCGCTTAGCTGGAATTATAATGAGCGAATTGCTATTGGCGTAAGCCCGAGAATCCTCTATGGTATGGGGAATTTCGCAAACACGGTTTTTGTGCCACTAGGTACGAGAGAGAAGCCCGGAGAGGTTATTACTAATATTAAGGATTTTGATGAGATTCCTTCATCTATGGTGCCAGAGGCTATGGCACAGCTCATTTATGCAGTGAATACAGCTCAAGGCAATGCCTTAGCGGCTTTAGCAGGGCTTGGCGTTGGCGGGGGAGGGCATTTGAATAATAAATTGCGCTATGGGCTTCCCACGCTCTTCAACCCTGAGGCGTGGTTTGGTATGCCTTCCCCTGATGTGTTTAATCAATATAT encodes:
- the dnaK gene encoding molecular chaperone DnaK translates to MAKVIGIDLGTTNSAMAVYEGNEAKIIANKEGKNTTPSIVAFTDKGEILVGEPAKRQAVTNPKKTIYSIKRIMGLMFNEDKAKEAEKRLPYNIVDRNGACAVEIADKIYTPQEISAKILMKLKEDAQSYLGEEVTEAVITVPAYFNDSQRKATKEAGTIAGLNVLRIINEPTSAALAYGLDKKEAEKIMVYDLGGGTFDVTVLETGDNVVEVLATGGDAFLGGDDFDNRIIDWAAEEFKSDEGIDLKNDVMALQRLKDAAENAKKELSSAQETEINLPFITADASGPKHLVKKITRAKFESLIDDLIEDTIKKIEFVIKDAGLTQSDISEVVMVGGSTRIPKVQERVKSYIGKELNKSVNPDEVVAVGAAVQGGVLKGDVKDVLLLDVTPLSLGIETAGGICTKVVERGVTIPTKKTQIFSTYEDNQPAVSINVLQGERELARDNKSLGRFDLSGIPAAPRGVPQIEVTFDIDANGILTVSAKDKATGKSQEIKISGSSGLSDSEIEKMVKEAELHKEEDTKKKAIIELRNSADSLIYQTKKSLDEFKDKIESNEAENIQNAIASLEESLKNENASKEELEAKIKALSEASGKLAQTAYAKEQGNAQNNGDNKKKDDDVIDAEVE
- a CDS encoding asparaginase, whose protein sequence is MQYISNKPHIMIIATGGTIAGKMNKTDSTTTNYTSGIYTIDTLFSSIPQIHSLAHIHTTQLCNIDSADMSDDIWLSLARCVNKTLSNTLYNAVIITHGTDTMEESAFFLHLVCKSHKPIIFTGAMRAFDSIDWDGGKNLYNALLLAIHRDSQKRGVMLCMNDRILSARYASKIHTSSLESFASPCDLGYIANGAVHFHASCGVLHQPMFDTEMIESLPRVDILYSYANDGSSIAAKALFSNGTQGLVIAGSGAGSVHKVHKQTLQSLIKQGLCVVISSRINQGSVYISEVDSQNGFISSGDLNPQKARVLLTLALTQSNNPLQIATFFYT